One stretch of Ktedonobacteraceae bacterium DNA includes these proteins:
- a CDS encoding HEAT repeat domain-containing protein, producing MLEQLSSITWSDLSHAYGSAADVPQLLRDLASTDEQLRSRALGTLYTNIYHQGTVYQASAYAVPFLLELLRGETMPEREEILVLLAHLARGNTYHRQHWHFYSEERKQDPALLAELEEGVFWVEQTYEAVSAGLPLYCSLLDDPSPKLRMAALRLLGSLSR from the coding sequence ATGCTGGAACAGCTTTCATCCATCACCTGGAGTGACCTTTCTCATGCATATGGTTCAGCAGCGGATGTCCCCCAACTGCTTCGCGATCTGGCTTCGACCGATGAGCAGCTTCGGAGCAGAGCGCTGGGAACGCTGTACACCAATATTTATCACCAGGGAACCGTGTATCAGGCGTCTGCTTACGCCGTTCCGTTCCTGTTAGAACTGCTGCGAGGAGAAACGATGCCCGAGCGAGAGGAGATTCTAGTCTTGTTAGCCCATCTGGCTCGGGGGAATACGTATCATCGCCAGCACTGGCATTTTTACAGCGAAGAGCGCAAACAAGACCCGGCTCTTCTTGCAGAATTAGAGGAAGGGGTCTTCTGGGTCGAGCAAACCTATGAGGCGGTGTCTGCGGGCCTGCCACTGTATTGCTCCTTGCTTGATGACCCGTCCCCGAAGCTCCGTATGGCTGCGCTCCGTTTGCTGGGATCGTTATCCCGCTAG